In Pseudobacter ginsenosidimutans, the following are encoded in one genomic region:
- a CDS encoding YaiO family outer membrane beta-barrel protein encodes MILKKLFVPAFLIATAILHAHTLTAQEKLSSDELLVQARSAAFQQKDYPKAIALCQQALSQSPGYTDIRVFLGRLYFWSDKEDSSRITLDQALRENPSHEDAAVAAASIAYFTNRYKEGLAYCETGLQHHPRSPDLMLQKAKILTAMRDYKPAARLADSLLTIDPKNTEARALSGRIRDYAASNRIGISYDYTHFDKQFSDPWHLISLDYGRQTKYGSIIGRVNYTNRFKTDGVQFEVDAYPSIAKNFYAYVNFGYSADDVVFPKYRGGFSLYANLPKSFEADLGFRYLNFGNDTWIYTGSIGKYYKSFWFNLRAYVTPDDDRISHSYSFTTRYYLGGADDFLHLSLGYGISPDDRTQAIQLNNNYKLLTNRISGGYRFTHRKLNVFLINAGFARVEYLPKTKDNQFTAGIGYQRRF; translated from the coding sequence ATGATCCTGAAAAAACTATTCGTACCGGCTTTCCTCATAGCCACCGCTATCCTGCATGCGCATACGCTGACAGCCCAGGAGAAATTATCTTCCGATGAGCTTTTAGTGCAGGCGCGCAGCGCAGCCTTTCAGCAAAAAGATTATCCCAAAGCCATCGCGCTTTGCCAGCAGGCATTGAGCCAGAGCCCGGGTTATACAGATATCCGGGTATTCCTCGGTCGACTTTATTTCTGGAGCGATAAAGAAGACAGCTCCCGAATCACACTCGATCAGGCGCTGCGCGAAAACCCTTCGCATGAAGATGCAGCCGTTGCTGCAGCCAGTATCGCCTACTTCACCAACCGATACAAAGAAGGACTGGCCTATTGCGAAACCGGCCTGCAACACCATCCGCGTTCCCCTGACCTGATGCTGCAAAAAGCAAAGATCCTTACCGCCATGCGCGACTACAAACCCGCAGCGCGTCTCGCGGATTCCCTGCTCACCATCGATCCAAAGAACACAGAAGCACGCGCCCTCTCCGGCAGGATCCGCGACTATGCCGCATCTAACAGGATCGGTATCTCTTACGACTATACGCATTTCGATAAACAGTTCTCAGATCCCTGGCACCTCATCAGTCTGGATTATGGCCGTCAGACAAAATATGGCTCCATCATTGGTCGGGTCAATTATACCAATCGATTCAAAACCGATGGTGTTCAGTTTGAGGTAGACGCCTATCCCAGCATCGCCAAAAACTTTTACGCTTATGTGAACTTCGGCTACTCAGCGGATGATGTAGTGTTCCCCAAATACCGCGGCGGTTTTTCGCTCTATGCCAACCTGCCCAAAAGTTTTGAAGCAGACCTCGGTTTCCGCTACCTCAACTTCGGTAACGATACCTGGATCTACACCGGTTCTATTGGCAAATACTACAAAAGCTTTTGGTTCAATCTCCGCGCTTATGTAACGCCCGACGATGACCGCATCTCGCATTCCTACTCCTTCACCACCCGTTACTACCTGGGAGGCGCAGACGATTTTCTGCACTTGTCGCTCGGCTATGGGATCTCACCGGATGATCGTACTCAGGCCATCCAGCTCAACAACAATTACAAACTGCTCACCAACCGGATCTCCGGCGGATATCGGTTTACTCACAGGAAACTCAATGTATTCCTGATCAATGCCGGTTTTGCGCGCGTGGAATACCTGCCCAAAACAAAAGACAATCAATTCACAGCCGGTATCGGCTACCAGAGAAGATTCTAA
- a CDS encoding RagB/SusD family nutrient uptake outer membrane protein: MKLNNKWISALLPVMLLMTGMAGCSKFLDRKPLGVGTQDDIVQGGVEGMVFGLYGELRKSGVSGFPTIGLHNVRSDDAVKGSTSGDESAITAIFDEFKYDPSYNQVTTYWDDHYAFITLCNAVIHEVDSLKLTDQASLQNRGEATFLRAFAYFDLVRNFGSVPKIDFKIYLPSDANVPKVPVTEIYALIDADLDFAIANLPPEWEAKFIGRSTKGAADALKAKTLLYRQNWAGALAKAEDVISSQRYSLIDPYYRLFKEEGENSKESLFEIQMYVNANGSVNLGNNYNQSQGVRGAGEWNLGWGFNAPTASLVNSYETGDPRREATILFSGESDGGTANGGYNKVLPPANISAQPYWNKKVYTDPTRRGLITITDGDPQFSRWLNIPKLRYADVLLMAAEAANELGGPANTTKALDYLEQVRFRARQGNNAILPEVEITDQALLRAAIQRERRAELAMEGERFYDLVRWGRALEVLGPLGYQDKNKYYPIPQSAIDKSGGTLIQNPDY, encoded by the coding sequence ATGAAACTTAATAATAAATGGATCAGCGCTTTGTTGCCGGTGATGTTGCTCATGACAGGCATGGCAGGTTGCTCCAAATTCCTCGACAGGAAACCACTGGGCGTAGGAACCCAGGATGATATCGTTCAGGGCGGCGTGGAAGGAATGGTGTTCGGACTTTATGGAGAGCTGCGCAAAAGCGGTGTGAGCGGATTTCCCACCATTGGCTTGCATAATGTTCGTTCTGATGATGCGGTCAAAGGAAGTACTTCCGGTGATGAGTCAGCGATAACAGCCATTTTCGATGAATTCAAATACGATCCCTCTTACAATCAGGTTACCACCTATTGGGACGATCACTATGCTTTCATCACTTTGTGCAATGCAGTTATTCACGAAGTGGATTCGCTTAAACTCACAGACCAGGCCAGTTTGCAGAACCGTGGGGAAGCCACTTTCCTCCGGGCCTTCGCTTATTTTGACCTGGTGCGCAATTTTGGAAGTGTGCCGAAGATCGATTTCAAGATCTATCTTCCCTCAGATGCCAATGTTCCCAAAGTGCCGGTAACTGAGATCTATGCACTCATTGATGCAGACCTCGATTTTGCCATTGCCAATCTGCCGCCGGAATGGGAGGCCAAATTCATTGGCAGATCAACAAAAGGCGCTGCTGATGCACTGAAAGCCAAAACCCTTTTGTACAGGCAGAACTGGGCCGGCGCGCTCGCCAAAGCTGAAGATGTGATCAGCTCACAACGTTATTCACTGATCGATCCCTATTACAGGTTGTTCAAGGAAGAAGGTGAGAACTCAAAAGAATCCCTGTTCGAAATTCAGATGTATGTGAATGCGAATGGCTCCGTGAATCTTGGTAACAATTATAATCAGTCGCAGGGTGTTCGTGGTGCAGGTGAATGGAATCTCGGCTGGGGCTTCAATGCGCCAACGGCAAGTTTGGTGAATTCTTATGAGACCGGTGATCCGCGCAGGGAAGCTACCATCCTGTTCTCAGGAGAATCAGATGGCGGCACAGCCAATGGTGGATATAATAAGGTACTTCCACCAGCCAATATCTCTGCTCAACCCTATTGGAACAAAAAAGTATACACCGATCCTACGCGTCGCGGGCTCATCACCATCACGGATGGTGATCCGCAATTCAGCCGCTGGCTCAATATTCCCAAACTGCGTTATGCAGATGTTCTGCTTATGGCTGCAGAAGCTGCCAATGAACTGGGAGGTCCTGCCAATACCACAAAGGCGCTGGATTACCTGGAGCAGGTAAGGTTCAGGGCAAGACAAGGGAACAATGCTATTCTTCCCGAAGTTGAAATAACAGATCAGGCCCTGCTCCGCGCGGCTATCCAACGTGAACGGAGAGCCGAACTGGCCATGGAAGGCGAAAGATTCTATGACCTGGTGAGATGGGGCAGAGCGCTGGAAGTGCTGGGGCCGCTCGGTTACCAGGATAAGAATAAGTATTATCCGATCCCTCAGAGCGCTATCGATAAATCCGGTGGCACACTGATCCAGAATCCTGACTATTGA
- a CDS encoding FecR family protein, with the protein MSVDRAWELMARKLAGEASEAELEELDRLLKVNPGLHFPMQTLTDLWQQKAVADPGELEQAFSKHLRRMEEQGISFAANSTEAEEPATFRMSDSSRRNKPWKYIAAAASLLLVGSIIWYYSRPAIAEQHTGLANSRKDPSSEIVTKNGSRTRITLPDGSTVWLNAGSKLNYDKSFGLKLREVSLTGEAFFDVVKNPDQPFIIHTNRIDIKVLGTQFNVKSYPGEKTTEAALVKGSIQVDLHSEQSGKIILKPNQKIIVGEDSAADGSAKAGVAKLQEPIVSVRQMTIDEKDGTAVETAWVENKLAFVEEPFADVALKMERWYGVNISFSNPKLAKVPLTGSFANESIKEALHALSVATPFSYQFTDAKTIVIGK; encoded by the coding sequence ATGTCTGTAGACCGCGCATGGGAACTGATGGCCAGGAAACTTGCCGGGGAAGCTTCTGAAGCTGAGCTGGAAGAATTGGATCGATTGCTGAAAGTCAATCCAGGCCTCCATTTTCCTATGCAAACCCTTACGGATCTCTGGCAACAAAAAGCAGTTGCAGATCCGGGAGAACTGGAACAGGCTTTCAGCAAGCATCTCCGGCGAATGGAAGAGCAGGGCATCAGTTTTGCTGCAAACAGCACAGAGGCAGAGGAGCCCGCCACCTTCCGTATGTCTGACAGCTCACGCCGGAACAAGCCCTGGAAATATATCGCCGCTGCCGCAAGTCTGTTGCTGGTGGGCTCAATAATTTGGTATTACTCACGCCCTGCCATAGCCGAACAACACACTGGATTGGCCAATAGCAGGAAAGACCCATCCAGCGAGATCGTAACAAAGAACGGATCCCGTACCAGGATCACATTGCCCGATGGCAGCACCGTCTGGCTCAATGCTGGCAGTAAGCTCAACTACGATAAATCCTTTGGCCTGAAGCTGCGGGAAGTATCACTTACCGGCGAAGCATTCTTTGATGTGGTAAAGAATCCTGATCAACCTTTCATCATTCATACCAATCGCATCGATATAAAAGTGCTGGGAACACAATTCAATGTGAAATCCTACCCAGGGGAGAAAACTACAGAAGCCGCACTGGTGAAGGGAAGTATCCAAGTGGACCTGCACAGTGAACAGTCGGGCAAGATTATCCTCAAACCCAATCAGAAAATCATAGTAGGGGAAGATAGTGCTGCGGATGGATCAGCAAAAGCCGGAGTTGCAAAATTACAGGAGCCCATTGTTTCGGTGCGGCAAATGACCATCGATGAGAAAGATGGTACTGCGGTGGAAACAGCCTGGGTAGAGAACAAACTGGCCTTTGTGGAAGAACCTTTTGCCGATGTGGCCCTGAAAATGGAAAGATGGTATGGCGTCAACATTAGTTTCAGCAATCCAAAACTGGCGAAGGTGCCGCTGACAGGCAGTTTCGCCAATGAATCGATAAAGGAGGCTTTACATGCATTATCTGTAGCCACTCCTTTCAGTTATCAGTTCACGGATGCCAAAACGATCGTAATCGGAAAATAG
- a CDS encoding outer membrane beta-barrel protein, with protein MKKFLFLFITVACVTAVNAQDSTITTTSTKKKKDWSKVSLGNRANDHFMIQLGYNSWSQMPDSINTRGIPRSLNIYFMFDFPFKSDPRFSIGIGAGFGTDNIYFKNTDIDITGRLNSNKLTFRNVADTNHFKKYKLATTYLEAPVELRFALNPENTNRSWKFALGGKIGTLMSASTKGKTLQNRNGNTINAFTQKEKAKRFFDGTRLSVTGRISYGVFGIYGAYQVNSFIKDGMGPDVRPFQVGISISGL; from the coding sequence ATGAAAAAATTTCTGTTTCTGTTCATTACTGTAGCCTGTGTAACTGCTGTTAACGCCCAGGATTCAACTATCACTACCACTTCCACGAAAAAGAAAAAGGACTGGAGTAAGGTAAGCCTCGGAAACCGCGCCAATGATCACTTCATGATCCAGCTTGGTTACAATAGCTGGTCCCAGATGCCAGACAGTATCAATACCAGAGGGATTCCCCGCAGCCTGAACATCTATTTCATGTTCGATTTCCCTTTTAAATCCGATCCCCGTTTCAGTATTGGTATCGGTGCAGGGTTTGGCACAGACAATATTTATTTCAAGAATACAGACATCGATATCACCGGAAGACTCAACAGCAACAAACTCACGTTCAGGAATGTGGCTGATACCAACCACTTCAAGAAATATAAACTGGCTACCACTTACCTGGAAGCTCCAGTGGAACTCCGCTTTGCTTTGAATCCCGAAAACACCAACCGCAGCTGGAAATTCGCGCTGGGTGGTAAGATCGGAACGCTCATGAGCGCTTCTACCAAAGGAAAGACACTCCAGAACAGGAATGGCAATACCATCAATGCCTTCACCCAGAAAGAAAAAGCAAAACGCTTCTTCGATGGCACCCGCCTCAGCGTTACCGGCCGTATCAGCTACGGTGTGTTCGGTATCTATGGCGCTTACCAGGTGAACAGTTTCATAAAAGATGGTATGGGCCCTGATGTTAGACCGTTCCAGGTGGGCATATCGATCAGCGGATTATAA
- a CDS encoding RNA polymerase sigma-70 factor — protein MSPGSDHTKELQRRIAIYDDQQAYQELFYLYYKPLLRFANAFVRSHELSEEIVSDVFIRIWERRAQLSEITNLTVYLYVSVRNMALKYLLKKQKQASIGLDDLQVELESQYHNPEQLLLTAELMNRVSRAIDELPPRCKMVYKLIKEDGLRYREVSEILDISIKTIDNQLAIALKKIGKAININLRKLVCL, from the coding sequence GTGAGCCCGGGTTCTGACCATACCAAAGAACTGCAAAGACGCATTGCCATTTATGATGACCAACAGGCCTACCAGGAACTGTTTTACCTCTATTATAAGCCTCTCCTCCGATTTGCCAACGCTTTTGTACGCTCCCACGAATTATCCGAAGAAATTGTTTCCGATGTGTTCATCCGCATCTGGGAAAGACGCGCACAATTAAGCGAGATCACCAATCTTACCGTATACCTCTACGTGAGTGTGAGGAATATGGCCCTCAAATACCTGCTCAAAAAACAGAAACAGGCATCCATCGGCCTGGACGATCTTCAGGTGGAACTCGAAAGCCAGTACCACAATCCCGAACAGCTCCTGCTCACCGCAGAATTGATGAACCGGGTTTCCCGCGCCATCGATGAATTGCCTCCCCGCTGTAAAATGGTCTATAAATTAATAAAGGAAGATGGACTTCGCTACCGCGAAGTGTCTGAGATCCTGGATATCTCCATCAAAACCATCGATAACCAGTTGGCTATCGCCCTGAAGAAGATCGGCAAGGCCATCAATATCAATCTCCGCAAACTGGTTTGTCTCTAA
- a CDS encoding TonB-dependent receptor — translation MQSADIKRVLIAIEKKTSFRFLYNSSLLTEQPKVTITANNEDVLSVVNRLLANTLIAYEVLNNNLVVLKKEDVIINQVAVKGRITNAAGEPLAAVSVRVKGSNAGTSTDAEGRYSIEVPNDAVLVISSVSYLTQEISVNGRAEINIILETNNAQLEQVVVIGYGTAQKRDITGSIAKVSGREVADKPNTNPLSSLQGKVSGVSIINTGLPGQEPDIRIRGTVSRSQTKPLYVVDGLFNDNINFLNPADIESIEILKDPSSLAIFGVRGANGVIIVTTKKGRTGQLTVNLNASIGIKKITDEVKMADAVQFKTLFDEQRQNEGQPPFAYYDKFTGNSNWVDLIAKKNAIVSNNNVSVSAGTEKNKFYMGVGYIKEQGLIKHEDLDKILLSINDELRVSKAIKLSFNLNGYRATPPAANDFVQAINATPIVEPFNKERGIYNRLPDQIGGPQVPNPVMLVEEKKNTDLQREYRVIGSVSGEVNFLRDFNFKSTFYLDLGFNDQRRYTPRIRVWSADLDTADWQNGYQNTQVFQKENTYSKFQQEYLLTWKKKFGDHNLTALGGFTTYFNSYTETNGRVTQFANGTPIPRDKRFWYVDNFFGDPGTRVSGVSTGGDLFGNDKPLQWEQATVSYLFRALYNYQGKYMLNASFRRDGSSEISPENRYQNFIALGAAWEMTRENFMERQTIFDYLKVKASYGVLGNQYTEIHYPYYPQLVSGSSAVFGNNVVAAYTPSYIADQNLKWEQVRSAEAGVEFAILKNRLRVEAVYYHKKTTDLLTNYPGLSGQKPGITNAGEIENKGVEASATWTDKLPNGIGYSISGNITSFKNKVLSIYQPGFEIISGASRVTAGMPIGYFYGYVVEGVYQSYADKISSPRAGFFGEYGPGDLKFKDVAGPKDANGKPTGPDGVVDDNDRTMIGNPTPDFIYGFALSADYKGFDIGIDFQGVYGNEVFRSWGNGNTFAVFNYREDRMGRWHGAGTSNWEPQVNDLRGINKQNSSYMIEDGSYLRIRNVSIGYNVPIKKEGFTRFAKSLRVFLNAQNLVTFKDNSGFSPEFGGNAIEFGVDRGSYPLPAIYSFGFNVTF, via the coding sequence ATGCAATCCGCGGATATCAAGAGAGTATTGATCGCCATCGAAAAAAAGACCAGCTTTCGGTTCCTCTACAATTCAAGTCTGCTCACAGAACAACCGAAAGTGACCATCACCGCCAATAATGAAGATGTATTATCTGTCGTGAACAGATTATTGGCCAATACCCTCATCGCATACGAAGTACTTAACAATAACCTGGTAGTATTGAAGAAAGAGGATGTAATCATCAACCAGGTTGCCGTGAAAGGACGCATCACCAATGCTGCAGGCGAGCCGCTGGCTGCCGTTTCCGTTCGCGTGAAAGGAAGCAATGCCGGTACTTCCACCGATGCCGAAGGGCGTTACTCCATTGAAGTGCCGAATGATGCGGTACTGGTAATATCCAGCGTCAGTTACCTCACACAGGAAATCTCCGTGAATGGAAGAGCCGAGATCAATATCATTCTGGAAACAAATAATGCACAACTCGAACAGGTAGTGGTGATCGGTTATGGCACCGCACAAAAAAGAGATATCACTGGCTCCATCGCCAAAGTGAGCGGAAGGGAAGTGGCAGACAAACCCAATACCAATCCGCTCTCTTCCTTGCAGGGTAAGGTTTCCGGCGTGAGTATCATCAACACCGGTCTGCCGGGGCAGGAACCAGATATTCGCATACGCGGTACCGTAAGTCGCTCTCAAACCAAGCCATTGTATGTGGTAGACGGACTGTTCAATGATAATATCAACTTCCTCAACCCCGCTGATATCGAGTCCATCGAGATCCTGAAAGATCCTTCTTCTCTCGCCATCTTCGGTGTGCGTGGCGCCAACGGCGTGATCATCGTCACAACAAAAAAAGGAAGGACCGGGCAACTAACGGTGAACCTCAATGCTTCCATCGGCATCAAAAAGATCACCGATGAAGTGAAGATGGCCGATGCCGTACAGTTCAAAACCCTGTTCGATGAACAAAGACAAAATGAAGGCCAGCCGCCCTTTGCCTACTACGACAAGTTCACCGGCAACTCCAACTGGGTGGATCTGATCGCAAAGAAGAATGCTATCGTCTCCAATAATAATGTCAGCGTTTCTGCAGGCACCGAAAAGAATAAATTCTATATGGGTGTTGGCTATATCAAGGAACAGGGACTGATCAAACATGAGGACCTGGACAAGATCCTGCTCTCCATCAATGATGAGCTGCGCGTGTCCAAAGCCATTAAGCTTTCTTTCAACCTGAACGGGTACCGCGCCACGCCACCTGCCGCGAATGATTTTGTACAGGCTATCAATGCCACACCGATAGTAGAACCATTCAATAAAGAAAGAGGGATCTACAATCGCTTACCGGATCAGATCGGCGGTCCGCAGGTACCCAATCCCGTTATGCTGGTGGAAGAAAAAAAGAACACAGACCTCCAGCGCGAGTACCGCGTGATCGGAAGCGTTTCAGGTGAAGTGAATTTTCTCCGCGACTTCAACTTCAAATCCACCTTCTACCTGGATCTCGGCTTCAATGACCAGCGCCGCTACACGCCAAGGATCAGGGTTTGGTCTGCCGACCTGGATACTGCCGACTGGCAGAACGGTTATCAAAACACACAAGTATTCCAGAAAGAAAATACCTATTCCAAATTCCAGCAGGAATATCTCCTCACCTGGAAGAAAAAATTCGGTGACCATAACCTCACAGCACTCGGTGGTTTCACCACTTACTTCAACAGTTATACGGAAACCAATGGACGCGTTACACAATTTGCCAATGGCACACCCATTCCAAGAGACAAACGATTCTGGTATGTAGATAACTTCTTCGGTGATCCCGGAACCAGGGTTTCAGGAGTCAGTACCGGTGGCGATCTATTCGGCAACGATAAGCCCCTGCAATGGGAGCAGGCCACTGTTTCTTATCTGTTCCGTGCACTGTACAACTACCAGGGTAAATACATGCTCAATGCTTCTTTCAGACGAGATGGCTCCTCCGAGATCTCTCCCGAAAACCGTTATCAGAACTTCATTGCCTTAGGCGCAGCCTGGGAAATGACAAGAGAGAATTTCATGGAAAGACAAACCATCTTCGATTACCTGAAAGTGAAAGCCTCCTACGGCGTGCTCGGTAATCAGTATACTGAAATACACTATCCCTATTATCCGCAGCTCGTAAGCGGCTCCAGTGCTGTGTTTGGCAATAATGTGGTGGCTGCCTACACGCCCAGCTATATTGCCGATCAAAACCTGAAATGGGAACAGGTGCGTTCCGCAGAAGCAGGCGTTGAGTTTGCGATCCTGAAAAATCGCCTGCGCGTTGAAGCAGTGTATTATCACAAGAAAACAACAGACCTGCTGACCAACTATCCCGGCCTCAGCGGTCAAAAGCCGGGTATTACCAATGCAGGAGAGATCGAGAACAAAGGCGTTGAAGCATCGGCTACCTGGACCGATAAGCTGCCTAACGGCATCGGTTATTCGATCAGCGGTAATATCACCAGTTTCAAGAATAAGGTATTATCTATTTATCAGCCCGGCTTCGAGATCATCTCCGGCGCCTCCCGCGTAACGGCCGGAATGCCCATCGGATATTTTTATGGCTATGTGGTGGAAGGCGTATACCAGTCATATGCGGATAAGATCTCATCTCCAAGAGCAGGCTTCTTTGGTGAATATGGACCCGGCGACCTGAAGTTCAAAGATGTGGCTGGCCCGAAAGATGCCAATGGCAAACCCACCGGTCCGGATGGCGTAGTGGATGATAATGATCGCACGATGATCGGAAACCCTACTCCCGATTTCATTTACGGATTCGCTTTGAGCGCAGACTATAAAGGTTTCGATATCGGTATCGATTTCCAGGGCGTATACGGCAATGAAGTATTCAGAAGCTGGGGCAATGGAAACACATTTGCCGTGTTCAATTACCGGGAAGACAGGATGGGAAGATGGCATGGCGCCGGCACTTCCAACTGGGAGCCACAGGTAAACGACCTGCGTGGTATCAACAAACAAAATTCCTCTTACATGATCGAAGACGGAAGCTATCTCCGTATCCGCAATGTAAGTATCGGGTACAATGTGCCGATCAAAAAGGAAGGGTTCACCCGCTTTGCGAAATCGCTCCGCGTTTTCCTGAATGCGCAGAATCTGGTAACCTTCAAAGACAATTCCGGTTTCTCCCCCGAGTTTGGAGGAAATGCCATCGAGTTTGGAGTAGACAGAGGCTCTTATCCCCTGCCTGCCATTTACTCATTCGGATTCAATGTAACATTCTAA
- a CDS encoding Rieske (2Fe-2S) protein, giving the protein MSEKNYKWHQVAESEAELPFATNGIAVVEVKGKKICITKQQEEWFGFAFKCPHAGGIMADGYIDAIGNVVCPLHRYKFSIKNGRNTSGEGYYLKTFPIKTTEAGIFVGLEESSLFGWL; this is encoded by the coding sequence ATGAGTGAAAAGAATTACAAATGGCACCAGGTTGCCGAAAGCGAAGCCGAGCTTCCCTTTGCCACTAACGGCATTGCCGTTGTGGAAGTAAAAGGGAAAAAGATCTGCATCACGAAGCAGCAGGAGGAATGGTTTGGCTTTGCTTTCAAATGTCCGCATGCTGGTGGCATTATGGCCGATGGTTATATCGATGCCATTGGCAACGTGGTATGTCCTTTGCACCGTTACAAATTCAGTATCAAGAATGGCCGTAATACCAGTGGCGAAGGTTATTACCTGAAAACATTCCCCATAAAAACCACCGAAGCCGGCATTTTCGTAGGTCTTGAAGAAAGCAGCCTCTTCGGTTGGTTATAA
- the hflX gene encoding GTPase HflX — protein MLDKKNIIQQEEKAVLVGLVHKDQTEPQVKEYLEELAFLAETAGAQAVKRFMQKLAHPDSRTFVGKGKLEQIQEYIQGKDINLVIFDDELSGSQIQNIEKILGVKTIDRSDLILDIFARRAKTAQAKTQVELAQYQYLLPRLKGMWKHLERLGGGIGTRGPGETEIETDRRIVKDKIALLRRKLAEIDKIAGVQRKDRGEFIRVALVGYTNVGKSTIMNLISKREVFAENKLFATLDTTTSKVVFENTPFLLSDTVGFIRKLPHHLVESFKSTLDEVREADILLHVVDVSHPQYEDQLGVVNSTLQELKAHDKPVITIFNKMDQYEKNTFDPWLEEEVKVEILNELKERWENELQGNCVFISATERRNLDTLRTTILEKVRDMYKIRYPYKTAFFY, from the coding sequence TTGTTAGATAAGAAGAACATCATTCAACAGGAGGAGAAAGCCGTACTCGTGGGCCTGGTACACAAAGACCAGACAGAACCGCAGGTGAAGGAATATCTCGAAGAACTGGCCTTCCTGGCTGAGACCGCCGGGGCACAGGCCGTTAAACGTTTCATGCAAAAGCTGGCCCATCCGGACAGCCGCACTTTTGTAGGAAAAGGAAAACTGGAGCAGATCCAGGAATACATCCAGGGAAAAGATATCAACCTCGTTATATTCGATGATGAGCTCAGTGGCTCACAGATCCAGAATATTGAAAAGATCCTCGGTGTAAAAACCATCGACCGCTCGGATCTGATCCTCGACATCTTTGCACGCCGGGCCAAAACCGCCCAGGCCAAAACACAGGTGGAGCTGGCCCAATACCAGTACCTGCTGCCCAGGCTGAAAGGTATGTGGAAACACCTTGAACGTCTTGGTGGTGGTATCGGTACCAGAGGTCCCGGTGAAACGGAGATCGAAACCGACCGTCGTATTGTAAAAGATAAGATCGCTTTGCTGCGCAGGAAACTCGCGGAGATCGATAAGATCGCCGGCGTGCAGCGCAAAGACCGCGGTGAATTCATCCGCGTAGCGCTGGTGGGTTACACCAACGTAGGCAAGAGCACCATCATGAACCTGATCAGCAAAAGAGAAGTATTTGCAGAGAACAAACTCTTCGCAACGCTGGATACCACAACCAGCAAAGTAGTCTTCGAGAATACGCCTTTCCTGCTCAGTGACACGGTAGGGTTCATACGAAAATTGCCCCACCACCTGGTTGAGAGTTTCAAAAGCACACTGGATGAAGTGCGCGAAGCTGATATCCTGCTGCATGTGGTAGATGTGTCCCATCCTCAATACGAAGATCAGCTCGGCGTAGTGAACAGCACGCTCCAGGAACTGAAAGCACACGACAAACCCGTGATCACCATCTTCAATAAAATGGACCAGTACGAAAAGAATACTTTCGATCCCTGGCTGGAAGAAGAAGTGAAAGTGGAGATCCTCAATGAGCTCAAGGAAAGATGGGAGAACGAACTGCAGGGCAACTGCGTTTTCATTTCTGCAACAGAAAGAAGAAATCTAGATACACTCCGCACTACCATTCTCGAAAAAGTAAGGGATATGTACAAGATCCGTTATCCCTACAAAACAGCTTTCTTTTATTGA